Within the Clostridium scatologenes genome, the region GATTTGACATATTCTTTCCTGCTATATCTGGTGCTGAACCGTGTGCAGGCTCAAAGACAGCAGCATCATCTCCTATATTTGCACCTGGAACTAAGCCAAGTCCACCAACTAAACCTGATGCCATATCTGAAAGTATATCACCATACAAATTAGGCATTACAAGTACATCATATTTTTCTGGATTTAACACAAGCTTCATACTCATAGCATCTACTATCACATCTTCAAACTCTATATCCTTGTATTCTTCTGCTATATTTCTTGCACATTTCAAAAAAAGGCCATCGGACATTTTCATTATATTTGCTTTATGTACTGCTGTAACCTTTTTTCTATTATTTTTTCTTGCAAAATCAAAAGCAGCTCTTACTATTCTATCACTAGCTTTTTTAGATATAATTTTTATACTCTCTGCTATATCTTCACTTACCATATGTTCTATACCAGCATATAAATCCTCTGTATTTTCTCTAAAAATCACTAAATCTACATCACTAAATCTCGACTCTACACCTTCATAACTCTTTATAGGTCTCACATTAGAATAAAGGTTTAAGTTTTGTCTTAATGTAACATTTACACTTCTAAACCCTTTCCCTACAGGTGTTGTAACAGGTCCTTTTAATGCTACCTTATTTTTCTTTATACTATCTAAAACATAATCTGGTAAAGGTGTACCATATTCTTCAATTACTGTTGCTCCAGCTTCTACTACATCCCACTCTATATTAACACCACTTACATCTATAATTTTTCTTGCTGCTGAAGTAACCTCAGGCCCTATTCCATCACCAGGAATAAGAGTAATTTTATGTCCCATGAAAATCGCCTCCAAATATTTATTCATCGTCAATTGGGGACAAAATATTCTGCCCCCAATTATATTTTTTAATTTTAACAATTAATCATTTATATGTCTATATCTAAATTCTACTTTATATTTTCATCTAGCTTGCTCTTGTTTCACCTTTTTTCAAAATTTCTGGCATATATTTTTCTACCATAAGCTCTAACTCATTATTACCAATAATTGTAGTTCTACCATCTTCGTACTGTTCTTCAACCCAGTCTCTTATTTCTCCAATCCTTGGATCTTTTTTATCTATTTTTTCACCATCTTTAAGTCTATAGTAAGTGTTAATCCAAGCTGCAATTCCTGCTAAACCAGAATACTGATTAACAGCAACTACTACAGGTCTATCTAATATTTTATCTGTATCAAATATATTGTATATTTCCTCATCCTTTAATATACCATCTGCATGTATACCAGCTCTTGTCACATTAAATTGGCTACCTACAAAAGGAGTTCTTTCTGGTATATTATAGTTCATTTCTTTTTTAAAGTATTCAGCTAACTCAGTTATTACATGTAAATTCATATTTCCAGTAGTACCTTTTAATTGTGCATACTCAAATATCATAGCTTCTAATGGACAATTTCCTGTTCTTTCTCCAATTCCTAAAAGAGAAGTATTTATTGAAGATGCTCCATACAACCATGCTGTAGAAGAATTACTTACTACTGCATAGAAATCATTATGACCATGCCATTCTATCATTTCAGAAGGAACATTACAATTACTTCTAAGTCCATGAATCAATCCTTGTACACTTCTTGGAAGTGATGCACCACTATAAGGAACACCTAGTCCTAAAGTATCACAAGCTCTTATTTTTATAGGTATATTAGATTGTCTTGAAAGTTCCATAAGCTTATTTACAAAAGGTACAACAAATCCGTAAAAATCTGCTCTAGTTATATCTTCTAAATGACATCTTGGATGTATACCATTATTTAAAGCTTCCTCCACAATAGACAAATACATATCCATAGCTTGTTGTCTTGTTTTATTTAATTTTTTAAATATATGATAATCTGAACAAGACATAAGCATACCTGTTTCTTTAATGCCCATTTCTTTAACTAATTTAAAATCTTCCTTATTTGCTCTTATCCATGATGTAACTTCAGGAAATTTGTATCCCCGTTCCATACAAACTTGTGCAGCTTTTCTATCCTTTTCTGTATATAAAAAGAATTCTGTTTGACGAATTATTCCTGAATTATTATCTAATTTATGAAGATAATCAAAAATTCTTACAATTTGTTCAGCAGCATATGGAGGCATAGATTGTTGTCCATCTCTAAATGTGGTATCTGTAATCCATATGTTTTCTGGCAAATCCATTGGAACTTGAATTTGATTAAAATTTACTTTCGGAATATCTGAATAAGGAAATATATCCTTATAAAGATTTGGTGTACCTACATTTTGTAAACAATGTTCATATGAAGACTTTCTTAAACTTTTCATTTTGCCCTCCCTAATTACTTATTAAAATATTGGATTGTTGGTTTTTAAATAATTTTTGAATGGGTTTTTATGTTTAATTGCAAATGCAGATTTTATCCCACTTCTTGGTAAATTAATTTTTATACAATTTAAATGAATATTTATTAATAAATTTCTTATATACTCTATATTACAAGTATATTTATGCTTATATTGTATCATTTATATTTTAAATTATCAAATAAAATTTTTCGTATTTTTGTAATTTTAATTAGCTTTTTCTTCATTTTAACCGTTTTAATGCGTAAATAGGACTTTTTATGTGTATGATTGGACTATCATCAAAATAGCACACTCCTTGAAAGAAGATGGAGATATTAGCAATGGTAACGATCAGATAAAAAAAGAACTTAGTTTGTAGTAATACAAAACTAAGTTCTTATAAGACTCACTTGATTTATGCACATTAATCAATAAAATTTTACTTTATATTATTTTCTATTATAGATTTTATATGATCTGCAAGATTGGTCTGCTCTTCCTTAGACAAATGCTCTGTATATATAGGATCACATACAGTAACCGTTACATTTCCAGCCTTTATAGCACTCATCTTATTTCCTTCACGAAGCTTATACGTTCCACTTATTGCTACAGGTACTATGGGAACTTTAGCTTTTAAAGCTAGCTTCATACTTCCTTTTTTAAATTCTCCAACTTTAGGTCCTTTGCTTCTTGTTCCTTCAGGAAAAATAACCATACTGTAACCATTCTTTAAGTTATCAATACCTTCATTTATGGCCTTCATAGATTCTCTTATATTATTTCTATCCATGAATATACAATGAATTTCCCTCATCCAATAACTCATCATTTTAAATTTTAATATTTCTTTTTTAGCTATAAAACCAACTGAGTTATCTAACGCTGAAATTAACACAGGTATGTCCAAAAAACCTTGATGATTTACTACATAAACACAAGTTTCTTTCTTAATATTTTCTTTTCCTATTACATTTAT harbors:
- a CDS encoding isocitrate/isopropylmalate dehydrogenase family protein, with protein sequence MGHKITLIPGDGIGPEVTSAARKIIDVSGVNIEWDVVEAGATVIEEYGTPLPDYVLDSIKKNKVALKGPVTTPVGKGFRSVNVTLRQNLNLYSNVRPIKSYEGVESRFSDVDLVIFRENTEDLYAGIEHMVSEDIAESIKIISKKASDRIVRAAFDFARKNNRKKVTAVHKANIMKMSDGLFLKCARNIAEEYKDIEFEDVIVDAMSMKLVLNPEKYDVLVMPNLYGDILSDMASGLVGGLGLVPGANIGDDAAVFEPAHGSAPDIAGKNMSNPVAAVLSGIMMLNHIGEFEAARKIEKAIADVLKEGKNVTADLGGNANTVEFTEAIINAMKK
- a CDS encoding lysophospholipid acyltransferase family protein, whose amino-acid sequence is MKTILFYLDFFIYMFMAVFKKNKVEALRKKEKFQEAESKINEYVKEWASHVLSKVGAKINVIGKENIKKETCVYVVNHQGFLDIPVLISALDNSVGFIAKKEILKFKMMSYWMREIHCIFMDRNNIRESMKAINEGIDNLKNGYSMVIFPEGTRSKGPKVGEFKKGSMKLALKAKVPIVPVAISGTYKLREGNKMSAIKAGNVTVTVCDPIYTEHLSKEEQTNLADHIKSIIENNIK
- a CDS encoding 2-isopropylmalate synthase, producing MKSLRKSSYEHCLQNVGTPNLYKDIFPYSDIPKVNFNQIQVPMDLPENIWITDTTFRDGQQSMPPYAAEQIVRIFDYLHKLDNNSGIIRQTEFFLYTEKDRKAAQVCMERGYKFPEVTSWIRANKEDFKLVKEMGIKETGMLMSCSDYHIFKKLNKTRQQAMDMYLSIVEEALNNGIHPRCHLEDITRADFYGFVVPFVNKLMELSRQSNIPIKIRACDTLGLGVPYSGASLPRSVQGLIHGLRSNCNVPSEMIEWHGHNDFYAVVSNSSTAWLYGASSINTSLLGIGERTGNCPLEAMIFEYAQLKGTTGNMNLHVITELAEYFKKEMNYNIPERTPFVGSQFNVTRAGIHADGILKDEEIYNIFDTDKILDRPVVVAVNQYSGLAGIAAWINTYYRLKDGEKIDKKDPRIGEIRDWVEEQYEDGRTTIIGNNELELMVEKYMPEILKKGETRAS